The Fulvivirga ligni genome window below encodes:
- a CDS encoding type II toxin-antitoxin system RelE/ParE family toxin, which translates to MYKLKLIPPALRDIRESLKWYDDQKKGLGRKFYIHVKARPNYIQLHPHHYQISYKNIRSAGVNRFPFQVHYILQENNKSIIILAVSHTSRSQSSWRYRSE; encoded by the coding sequence ATGTACAAGCTAAAACTCATACCACCGGCTTTGCGAGATATCAGAGAAAGTCTAAAATGGTATGACGATCAAAAGAAAGGTCTTGGAAGGAAGTTTTACATACATGTAAAAGCCAGACCAAATTACATCCAGCTTCATCCTCACCATTATCAAATTAGTTATAAAAATATCAGAAGTGCTGGAGTCAACAGATTCCCATTCCAAGTTCATTACATACTTCAAGAAAATAATAAAAGTATAATAATTCTTGCAGTAAGCCATACCAGTCGGTCTCAAAGCTCATGGCGCTACAGAAGCGAATAA
- a CDS encoding addiction module protein, protein MDIKSIKIDLIHWLTELQDPEVLKSLHTFKSQHENNLDESTKLLLNERLAFYGNNQDDLIDLDDALNDLEKDL, encoded by the coding sequence ATGGATATAAAATCAATCAAAATAGATCTAATTCACTGGTTAACAGAACTTCAAGACCCTGAAGTACTGAAGAGTTTGCATACGTTCAAAAGCCAGCATGAAAACAACTTAGATGAGAGTACAAAACTTCTCTTGAATGAAAGATTAGCCTTTTACGGCAATAACCAAGACGATTTAATTGACCTAGATGATGCCCTTAATGATCTTGAAAAAGATCTATAA
- a CDS encoding DUF1684 domain-containing protein → MSRNKWIIGVVALTVVIIFIYSFQGQSPESYKAEIDKKRDAQESFMRNSDESPFVAQKVKFEGLKFFSADLKYKINAKFTAKEDPQIRKLATSEGEPEEYLEYGYASFTLDGKEQKLLIMENVKEDVLFLAFADDTSADETYGGGRYLEVKHNGGNGILLDFNLAYNPYCAYTAGYSCPLPPSENLLTVPIKAGEKTYKEL, encoded by the coding sequence ATGAGCAGAAATAAGTGGATTATAGGCGTAGTGGCGCTTACTGTAGTGATCATTTTTATTTATTCCTTTCAAGGCCAATCTCCAGAATCATACAAAGCTGAGATAGACAAAAAAAGAGATGCGCAAGAGTCTTTTATGAGGAATTCTGATGAATCCCCATTCGTGGCTCAAAAGGTAAAATTTGAAGGCCTGAAGTTCTTTTCTGCTGACTTGAAGTATAAGATCAATGCTAAATTTACAGCCAAGGAAGATCCTCAAATAAGAAAACTGGCCACCAGCGAGGGAGAGCCGGAAGAATATCTGGAATACGGCTATGCCAGCTTCACCTTAGATGGGAAAGAACAAAAACTACTGATTATGGAAAATGTGAAGGAAGATGTTTTATTCCTAGCCTTCGCAGATGATACCAGTGCTGACGAAACCTATGGTGGTGGCAGATACTTAGAAGTAAAACACAATGGTGGCAATGGCATTTTACTTGATTTTAACCTGGCCTACAATCCTTACTGCGCTTATACCGCAGGATACAGCTGCCCGCTACCTCCAAGTGAAAATCTTTTAACTGTACCTATAAAAGCTGGCGAGAAGACTTATAAAGAGCTATAA
- the radC gene encoding RadC family protein, with product MTIADHLNIKSWAEEDRPREKLLLKGKASLSEAELIGILIGSGTRSMSAVDLSKHILNQSGNDLNQLAKLSVKDLMKFKGIGEAKAISIVSALELGRRRKDTEPQKKPQITSSEDAYKIISPELLDNRHEEFWILLLNRRNMVIKKQLISSGGVTGTVADPKIIFKSALEELACGIILVHNHPSGNLKPSQQDIHLTKKMTEGGRVLEIPVLDHIIFTDNGYFSFADENML from the coding sequence ATGACCATAGCCGACCATCTCAACATAAAAAGCTGGGCAGAAGAAGACCGCCCCAGAGAAAAGCTCTTATTAAAAGGAAAAGCCTCATTATCAGAAGCTGAACTTATTGGAATACTTATCGGGTCAGGCACCCGATCCATGTCTGCAGTAGATCTGAGCAAGCACATCTTGAATCAATCAGGGAATGATCTTAATCAACTGGCCAAGCTTTCGGTAAAGGATCTGATGAAATTCAAAGGCATTGGTGAGGCCAAGGCCATATCCATCGTAAGCGCTCTGGAGCTTGGCCGCCGCAGAAAAGACACCGAACCCCAAAAGAAGCCCCAAATTACCAGCTCCGAGGATGCTTATAAAATCATATCACCAGAATTATTAGACAACCGCCACGAAGAGTTTTGGATTTTACTACTCAACCGCAGAAATATGGTTATTAAAAAACAATTGATAAGCAGCGGAGGAGTTACGGGTACTGTGGCCGACCCTAAAATCATCTTCAAATCAGCCCTGGAAGAACTGGCGTGCGGTATCATCCTGGTACACAACCATCCATCCGGCAACCTCAAGCCCAGTCAACAAGACATTCACCTGACGAAAAAAATGACAGAAGGAGGCCGAGTTTTAGAAATCCCGGTATTGGATCACATCATTTTCACTGACAATGGCTATTTTAGCTTCGCAGATGAAAATATGCTATAA
- the rpsT gene encoding 30S ribosomal protein S20 — protein sequence MANHKSALKRIRSNNAKKLRNKYQHKTTRTFVKRLNGTTDKSEAQELLKTVSSMLDKLAKKNIIHKKKASNQKSKLTKMVNSL from the coding sequence ATGGCAAATCATAAGTCAGCATTAAAGAGAATCAGATCGAATAATGCAAAAAAATTAAGAAACAAGTACCAACACAAAACCACTAGAACTTTTGTAAAGAGGTTAAACGGTACTACTGATAAGTCTGAGGCGCAGGAATTGTTAAAAACAGTTTCTTCTATGCTTGATAAACTAGCAAAGAAAAATATTATACATAAGAAAAAGGCTTCTAACCAAAAGTCTAAGTTAACTAAAATGGTTAACAGCCTTTAA
- a CDS encoding zinc dependent phospholipase C family protein produces MRFLAKIFLFIALLIPLSSLSGIWGFYGHQKINRLAVFTLPPEMIAFYKHHIRYITENAVNPDKRRYAVDGEAPRHFIDIDVYGDSAIYKMPRYWNAAVEQFTEDTLQAYGIVPWHVYRMKGWLTDAMRIRDAKAILRLSAELGHYIADANVPLHTTENYNGQLTGQKGIHGLWESRLPELFSEDYDFLVGRADYIENTQLAIWQGVTHAHEALDSVLQYEITVSQKLEEDKKYSFETRGAATVKVYSREFSKEYHVMLNHMVERQMRRAVKMVGDFWYTCWIDAGQPDLEAIIGVEFSEEELKQRKEELQVWKEKRYASRAHEVE; encoded by the coding sequence ATGCGATTTTTGGCTAAAATATTTCTTTTTATAGCTCTGCTTATCCCGTTATCCAGTCTTTCTGGTATCTGGGGTTTTTATGGTCATCAGAAAATAAACCGATTGGCCGTTTTTACTTTACCGCCAGAAATGATAGCCTTTTATAAGCATCACATCAGGTACATTACCGAAAATGCAGTTAATCCTGATAAGCGAAGATATGCAGTAGATGGAGAAGCTCCAAGACATTTTATTGATATTGATGTATATGGTGACTCTGCCATCTATAAAATGCCACGATATTGGAATGCAGCCGTAGAGCAATTCACGGAAGATACTTTGCAAGCCTATGGAATAGTGCCATGGCATGTTTATAGAATGAAAGGCTGGCTTACTGATGCCATGAGAATTAGAGATGCAAAGGCTATTTTAAGGTTATCAGCGGAGCTGGGCCATTATATTGCAGATGCTAATGTGCCGCTACATACCACAGAGAACTATAATGGCCAACTTACTGGTCAGAAAGGGATTCATGGTTTGTGGGAATCCAGGTTGCCAGAGCTTTTCTCTGAAGATTATGATTTTCTGGTAGGTAGGGCAGACTATATCGAAAATACTCAGTTAGCTATATGGCAGGGTGTAACACACGCTCATGAGGCTCTGGATTCGGTGCTGCAATATGAAATTACGGTATCTCAAAAGTTGGAGGAAGATAAGAAGTATAGCTTCGAAACTCGTGGTGCTGCCACGGTAAAGGTCTACTCCAGAGAGTTTTCCAAAGAATATCATGTCATGCTTAATCATATGGTAGAGCGGCAGATGAGGCGGGCTGTAAAGATGGTCGGTGATTTCTGGTATACCTGCTGGATAGATGCAGGGCAGCCAGATTTAGAGGCCATCATTGGCGTGGAGTTTTCGGAAGAAGAACTAAAGCAACGAAAAGAGGAACTTCAGGTCTGGAAAGAGAAAAGATATGCTTCAAGAGCTCATGAGGTAGAATGA
- a CDS encoding SRPBCC family protein, which produces MKIGKIAIAILGLILVIALIMYFTGPSEVYMERKITINAPVEKVYTKAANMKEFNDWSPWYPKDPSAKYTYEGPDSGVDARMNWESDSVNLGKGSMWTVEVKENELIDNRMDFGYGGEAHAKLLFEPKAGATEVTWTYEEKPGAISKIMYNFMDLETMVGPDYEQGLTNLKKSVE; this is translated from the coding sequence ATGAAAATCGGTAAAATTGCTATAGCCATCTTAGGCTTAATACTCGTGATAGCACTTATCATGTATTTCACTGGTCCATCAGAAGTGTACATGGAAAGAAAAATAACTATCAATGCCCCCGTAGAAAAAGTATATACCAAAGCTGCCAACATGAAAGAATTCAATGATTGGTCTCCCTGGTATCCGAAAGACCCCAGCGCCAAATATACTTATGAAGGCCCCGATAGCGGCGTAGATGCCCGCATGAACTGGGAAAGCGACAGCGTGAACCTAGGCAAGGGCTCCATGTGGACGGTAGAAGTAAAGGAAAATGAACTGATAGACAATAGAATGGACTTTGGTTATGGTGGTGAAGCCCATGCAAAACTACTGTTTGAACCCAAAGCTGGCGCTACAGAAGTTACCTGGACCTATGAGGAAAAACCTGGAGCAATAAGCAAAATCATGTATAATTTCATGGATTTAGAAACAATGGTAGGGCCGGATTATGAACAAGGCCTGACCAACCTTAAAAAGTCTGTAGAATAA
- a CDS encoding ABC-F family ATP-binding cassette domain-containing protein: protein MNYLSVDKISKSFGARVLFENISFGIEAGQKVALVGVNGSGKSTLLKILAGIDEPDSGEVVIANDVKVMFLNQQPDFDSNLSVIDAVLESDEQLPTLVKEYEQLLQKTAEDPSAVDKLTSLITRMDELDAWNYENQVKEILGKLGIHDHQQKIGELSGGQKKRVGLAKTLLEKPDLVILDEPTNHLDLEAIEWLEEYLSQSQMGIIMVTHDRYFLESVTNEIIELDQQQVFKYSGNYSYFLEKKAEREQIQQSEKEKAKNLYGKELEWMRRQPKARGTKAKYRVDAFEDIKKKAHQNLEKQKLELEVKGRRQGGKVLEIDAISKSFGEKDLFKHFSYIFKKGERVGIVGKNGTGKSTFLNILTGALKPDAGEIVKGTTTAIGYYKQKEPEFKAGSKVIDVVQEIAEVITMADGSTVTASRFLTLFNFSPSAQYDFVDKLSGGEKRRLQLLCVLVENPNFLILDEPTNDLDLITLRTLEDFLSQFQGCLIIVSHDRYFMDRLVDHLFVFDRSTEIEDFPGNYTVYREYAKAKEEAEKFAGTKIDSEPKVAKVKTEEARKMTYNEKREFDALEKELEALNKKKDQLNEQMNSGEQDHVKLTGWGEELKQVENQIDEKEMRWLELSELG, encoded by the coding sequence ATGAATTACTTATCTGTAGATAAAATCTCGAAATCATTCGGAGCCAGAGTGCTCTTTGAAAATATATCTTTTGGTATTGAGGCCGGTCAAAAAGTAGCCTTGGTGGGTGTAAACGGAAGTGGTAAATCTACGCTTCTTAAAATTTTGGCAGGCATTGATGAGCCTGATTCTGGTGAGGTGGTGATTGCCAATGATGTAAAAGTAATGTTCTTGAATCAGCAGCCGGATTTTGATAGTAATTTATCGGTAATTGATGCTGTGCTGGAAAGTGATGAACAGCTTCCCACTTTGGTGAAAGAATATGAGCAGCTGCTGCAAAAAACAGCTGAAGATCCTAGTGCTGTAGATAAGCTTACTTCACTAATCACCAGAATGGATGAGCTTGATGCGTGGAACTATGAAAATCAGGTAAAGGAAATTCTTGGTAAACTGGGTATTCATGATCACCAACAAAAAATTGGTGAGTTATCAGGAGGGCAGAAGAAACGCGTAGGGCTGGCAAAAACACTCCTGGAAAAGCCGGACTTGGTTATTCTGGATGAGCCTACTAACCACTTGGATTTAGAAGCTATTGAATGGCTGGAAGAGTACCTTTCTCAAAGCCAGATGGGAATAATTATGGTTACTCACGATAGGTATTTCCTGGAAAGTGTTACGAATGAGATTATAGAGTTAGATCAGCAGCAGGTATTTAAATACTCTGGTAATTATTCTTATTTTCTGGAAAAGAAAGCTGAAAGAGAACAAATACAGCAGTCTGAGAAGGAGAAAGCGAAGAACCTTTATGGGAAGGAGCTGGAATGGATGAGAAGACAGCCTAAAGCCAGAGGTACAAAAGCAAAATATAGGGTAGATGCCTTTGAAGACATTAAGAAAAAGGCCCATCAAAATCTGGAGAAGCAGAAGCTGGAACTAGAAGTGAAAGGCAGACGCCAGGGAGGCAAGGTGTTGGAAATTGATGCGATATCTAAGTCATTTGGAGAGAAAGATCTGTTTAAGCATTTCTCATACATATTTAAGAAAGGTGAAAGGGTAGGTATAGTAGGTAAGAATGGTACTGGAAAGTCTACCTTTTTAAATATTCTCACTGGAGCTCTAAAGCCAGATGCAGGTGAAATTGTAAAAGGAACTACTACAGCCATTGGTTATTATAAACAGAAAGAGCCTGAGTTTAAGGCGGGTAGTAAAGTGATAGATGTAGTGCAGGAAATAGCCGAAGTGATCACAATGGCCGATGGAAGTACAGTGACTGCCTCTCGGTTTTTGACGCTTTTTAACTTTTCTCCTTCCGCTCAGTATGATTTTGTAGATAAGCTCAGTGGTGGTGAAAAGAGAAGACTGCAGCTATTATGTGTGCTTGTAGAAAATCCGAACTTCCTTATTCTGGATGAGCCTACCAATGATCTGGATTTGATCACCTTGCGCACTTTGGAGGATTTTCTAAGTCAGTTTCAGGGCTGCTTGATTATTGTATCTCACGATAGATACTTTATGGATAGATTGGTCGATCACTTATTTGTGTTTGATAGATCTACTGAGATTGAAGATTTCCCAGGGAACTACACCGTGTACAGAGAGTACGCCAAAGCCAAAGAGGAAGCTGAGAAGTTTGCGGGCACCAAGATTGATTCTGAGCCTAAAGTTGCCAAAGTGAAGACGGAGGAGGCCAGAAAAATGACTTATAATGAAAAGAGAGAGTTTGACGCTTTGGAGAAAGAACTCGAGGCGCTGAATAAAAAGAAAGATCAGCTAAATGAGCAAATGAATTCTGGTGAGCAGGATCATGTGAAGCTCACTGGCTGGGGCGAAGAACTGAAACAGGTTGAGAATCAAATAGATGAAAAGGAAATGAGATGGCTTGAGCTATCCGAGCTGGGTTAA
- a CDS encoding DUF1211 domain-containing protein — MIRDQFKTKNEISPEGFRYRGLESTRLEALTDTVFGFSITLLVISVSVPSTYLELQVSMYGFLGFIFCSMILLAIWNGHYKYFTNYGLEDGFNRTLNFLFLFILLFYVYPLKYLFNVLGTVVWLRVMQVFGVHSEAFLLKAREMQAANLETDQWADLMIRFGVGFFLIYLIFFLWHWRAYNQREHLALNEREVLLTKYHLKRYGLISLIPLVSMLVVILFGGTASGWAGLIYLGNVFIIIFDKRFRRRLQATPK, encoded by the coding sequence ATGATCAGAGACCAGTTTAAAACCAAGAACGAGATTTCGCCAGAAGGCTTCAGGTACCGTGGGTTGGAATCCACCAGGCTAGAAGCCCTTACTGATACAGTGTTTGGTTTTTCTATAACGCTATTGGTAATATCTGTTTCTGTGCCAAGTACTTATCTTGAGTTGCAGGTCTCTATGTATGGGTTTCTGGGTTTCATCTTTTGTAGCATGATCTTGCTGGCAATATGGAATGGTCATTATAAATATTTCACGAATTATGGTCTGGAAGACGGGTTTAACCGAACTTTAAACTTCCTTTTTCTTTTCATTTTGCTGTTCTATGTCTATCCGCTAAAATACCTATTTAATGTGCTGGGCACTGTAGTTTGGCTACGGGTGATGCAGGTTTTTGGCGTTCATTCTGAGGCATTCTTGTTGAAAGCCAGAGAGATGCAGGCGGCCAATTTGGAAACGGATCAGTGGGCTGATCTTATGATCAGGTTCGGTGTAGGTTTCTTTCTTATCTATCTCATCTTTTTCTTATGGCACTGGCGAGCTTATAATCAAAGAGAGCATTTGGCCTTAAATGAAAGGGAAGTGTTGCTTACCAAATACCACCTGAAACGTTATGGCCTTATTTCACTTATTCCATTAGTATCGATGCTGGTGGTCATTCTTTTTGGAGGCACAGCATCAGGATGGGCAGGACTGATTTATCTGGGAAATGTCTTCATCATTATCTTCGATAAAAGATTTAGAAGAAGGTTGCAGGCTACTCCCAAATGA
- a CDS encoding S8 family serine peptidase, protein MKKSLLLACITLFSLSLHAQQKYWIYFKDKTQEVPTLSKTELYDLPVNQAYLDSLSQLGITARTNSKWLNATTAYLSQNEYESISNLGFVKALSPVEIHFREHSGTGSLQAVQVLNQMNADTLIALGWFGKGIKIGIIDGGFLGADEADELIHILSNKQVAAYKNYIEKDVTNPYTGSARYQDNHGTKVWTMIAGRSGSEKYFGTATEAMFYLARTDQGDKEYRGEEDHWVAAVEWMYEQGVYLINSSVGYSTGFNDASQNYSPSDVDGSSSAITKAANIATKEKGMTIVLAAGNDGNNKFKVVSVPADAEGVITVGATDIRNWKRQYYSSIGPENLKHIKPDLSCYSVSGTSFAAPVITGLIASLQQGFPEATPQEIRKALEQSAHLSQLPNNYLGYGVPNIKKAIDILNGGKNKTQRKIIKTKADEVEVMMGSDNLVAFYKSDAVNVLFQKLLISRNGKVTVKRQKEAKRTTVASPENCVEIIWE, encoded by the coding sequence ATGAAAAAATCACTATTATTGGCGTGTATCACGCTATTTTCATTATCCCTTCATGCGCAACAAAAGTACTGGATATATTTCAAAGACAAAACGCAGGAAGTCCCCACTCTCAGTAAGACAGAGCTCTACGACCTACCCGTAAATCAGGCCTATTTAGATAGCCTTTCACAACTGGGAATAACCGCAAGAACTAACTCCAAATGGCTCAATGCCACAACGGCCTATTTATCTCAAAATGAATATGAATCCATTTCAAACCTAGGCTTTGTAAAAGCGCTCAGCCCGGTTGAAATCCATTTTAGAGAACACTCAGGCACCGGCTCCCTGCAAGCTGTACAGGTACTCAATCAAATGAATGCTGATACACTGATAGCATTAGGCTGGTTCGGAAAAGGAATTAAAATAGGAATTATTGACGGTGGCTTTCTGGGTGCCGATGAAGCGGATGAACTCATTCATATCCTCAGTAACAAGCAGGTGGCTGCCTACAAAAATTATATTGAAAAGGATGTAACTAATCCATATACAGGGTCAGCCCGATATCAGGATAATCATGGCACCAAAGTTTGGACTATGATCGCAGGCCGATCGGGCTCTGAAAAGTACTTTGGTACTGCTACAGAAGCCATGTTCTACTTAGCCCGTACCGACCAGGGCGATAAAGAGTACCGAGGCGAGGAAGACCACTGGGTTGCTGCTGTAGAATGGATGTATGAGCAGGGTGTATACCTTATCAACTCCTCAGTGGGTTATTCTACCGGCTTCAATGATGCCTCTCAAAACTACTCTCCTTCTGATGTAGATGGCTCATCCAGCGCTATTACAAAAGCGGCCAATATCGCCACTAAAGAAAAAGGCATGACCATAGTGCTGGCTGCTGGAAATGACGGCAATAATAAATTTAAAGTAGTTTCCGTGCCTGCTGATGCTGAAGGGGTTATCACCGTGGGGGCCACAGACATACGTAACTGGAAAAGACAATATTACAGCTCCATCGGGCCAGAAAATCTGAAACATATAAAGCCGGACCTCTCCTGCTATTCCGTTTCAGGAACCTCATTTGCTGCTCCGGTAATCACAGGGCTTATCGCCAGCTTGCAACAGGGCTTTCCAGAAGCTACACCACAAGAAATCAGGAAAGCTTTGGAGCAGTCAGCTCATTTATCTCAGCTGCCTAATAATTATCTGGGTTATGGTGTACCTAATATCAAAAAGGCCATTGATATACTGAATGGAGGGAAAAACAAAACCCAAAGAAAGATAATAAAGACTAAAGCCGATGAGGTAGAAGTGATGATGGGTTCTGACAATCTGGTAGCATTTTATAAATCAGATGCTGTTAATGTGCTGTTTCAGAAACTATTGATATCCAGAAATGGCAAAGTAACGGTAAAAAGACAGAAAGAAGCCAAGAGAACCACCGTAGCTTCACCTGAAAACTGTGTTGAGATCATTTGGGAGTAG
- a CDS encoding aminopeptidase P family protein: protein MRYQPINNELFTINRSRFAEMLKPNSIAVFNSNDIMPTNADGTMAFRQNNDLYYLSGIDQEESILVIYPDFHNERLREILFLRETNDEIAIWEGHKYTKQEAKEASGIETIFWLSQFDNVFNTLMAEAEYVYLNTNEHIRAAVSVETRDSRFIKQCMASFPLHKYERVAPIMHELRAVKSNLEIATMQKACDITEKGFRRVLEFTKPGVMEYEVEAEYIHEFVRNGSRGFAYTPIVASGFNACVLHYIENSQECKDGDLLLMDVGAEYANYNSDMTRTIPVSGRFTDRQKDVYNAVLRVMKEAMQMLVPGNVISQYHKEVGLFMQSELVQLGLLDQTDIKNGTDLMPAYKKYFMHGTSHHLGLDVHDVGNIYQEMKPGMVFTVEPGIYIREENMGIRLENNVVITEDGIIDLMENIPLEADEIEDLMNS, encoded by the coding sequence ATGAGATACCAACCCATAAATAACGAGCTTTTTACCATAAATAGAAGTCGATTTGCTGAAATGTTGAAGCCTAACTCCATTGCAGTCTTCAATTCTAATGACATTATGCCTACCAATGCGGACGGTACTATGGCTTTCAGGCAAAATAATGACCTGTACTATCTATCAGGCATTGATCAGGAAGAAAGTATTCTGGTTATTTATCCTGATTTTCATAATGAAAGGCTAAGGGAGATATTGTTTCTAAGAGAGACTAATGATGAAATTGCCATTTGGGAAGGTCATAAATATACCAAGCAAGAAGCCAAGGAGGCGAGTGGTATAGAAACCATCTTTTGGTTATCTCAGTTTGATAATGTTTTTAATACGTTAATGGCTGAGGCTGAATATGTTTACTTAAATACTAACGAACATATCAGAGCTGCTGTTAGTGTAGAAACGCGTGATTCCAGATTTATTAAACAGTGTATGGCCAGCTTTCCGTTGCATAAATACGAGCGTGTGGCGCCTATTATGCATGAGCTTAGGGCGGTGAAATCAAATTTGGAAATAGCCACGATGCAGAAGGCCTGCGATATTACCGAAAAGGGTTTTAGAAGAGTGCTGGAATTCACTAAACCTGGAGTGATGGAATACGAAGTTGAGGCTGAGTATATTCATGAATTTGTTCGTAATGGCTCCAGAGGTTTTGCATATACACCAATAGTAGCGTCAGGATTTAATGCTTGCGTGCTTCATTATATCGAAAACAGTCAGGAATGTAAAGATGGCGATCTATTGCTGATGGATGTAGGGGCAGAATATGCTAACTACAATTCCGATATGACTCGTACTATTCCGGTGTCAGGTAGATTTACTGATAGACAAAAAGATGTTTATAATGCTGTGCTGAGGGTGATGAAAGAGGCTATGCAAATGTTAGTGCCTGGAAATGTAATTTCTCAATACCATAAAGAGGTTGGTCTATTCATGCAGAGTGAACTGGTGCAGCTTGGTCTTCTAGATCAGACAGATATTAAAAATGGAACTGATCTCATGCCAGCATACAAAAAGTATTTCATGCATGGCACATCTCACCATCTCGGCCTGGACGTGCATGATGTAGGTAATATTTATCAGGAGATGAAGCCTGGAATGGTCTTCACTGTGGAGCCTGGAATTTACATTCGCGAAGAGAATATGGGTATTCGCTTAGAGAATAATGTGGTTATCACAGAAGACGGCATCATAGACCTGATGGAAAATATTCCTTTAGAGGCTGATGAAATTGAAGACCTGATGAACTCCTGA
- a CDS encoding RidA family protein: MTDSKNIFNSSNAPEAVGLYPHARKVGELLFLSGVGPRKKGTKEIPGVTLNAAGEIEAYNIEEQCRSVFENVRTILEDAGSSWDKLVDVTVFLTNMKGDFATYNKIYAEYFNDTQPCRTTVEVNALPTPIAIELKCIATI; the protein is encoded by the coding sequence ATGACCGACTCTAAAAATATATTCAATTCAAGTAACGCACCTGAGGCCGTAGGATTGTATCCGCATGCTCGGAAAGTAGGAGAACTGCTGTTTCTTTCGGGGGTGGGGCCTCGTAAAAAAGGAACTAAAGAAATACCCGGAGTAACCCTAAATGCAGCGGGTGAAATTGAAGCTTATAACATAGAAGAGCAGTGTAGATCGGTCTTTGAAAATGTAAGAACCATACTTGAAGATGCAGGCTCTTCATGGGATAAGTTAGTAGACGTTACGGTTTTTCTTACCAATATGAAAGGGGACTTTGCCACTTATAATAAGATTTATGCAGAGTACTTTAATGATACTCAACCTTGTCGCACCACAGTGGAAGTAAATGCTTTACCAACGCCAATTGCTATTGAGTTGAAGTGTATAGCTACTATATAA
- a CDS encoding HesB/IscA family protein, with translation MINVTDKAKDKIVSLRNEEGKTSDHNIRVLVQGGGCSGLMYDLKFDAAVEASDEIFEDKGIKILVDKKSLLYLLGTTLDFSDGLNGKGFQFINPNATRTCGCGESFAV, from the coding sequence ATGATTAACGTAACCGATAAAGCAAAAGACAAGATTGTTTCACTTCGAAATGAAGAAGGAAAAACATCTGATCATAATATAAGAGTACTTGTACAAGGTGGTGGATGCTCAGGCTTAATGTATGACCTGAAATTTGACGCCGCTGTAGAAGCTTCAGATGAGATATTTGAAGATAAAGGAATTAAAATATTAGTAGATAAGAAAAGTCTACTGTATTTACTAGGTACCACTTTAGACTTTTCTGATGGCTTAAATGGTAAGGGTTTTCAATTCATTAACCCCAATGCTACTCGTACCTGTGGATGCGGTGAAAGCTTCGCTGTTTAA
- the mce gene encoding methylmalonyl-CoA epimerase: MIKVEHIGIAVKNINNSNELFTKLFNQQPYKLESVESEKVSTSFFQMGETKIELLEATDPDSPIAKFIEKRGEGIHHIAYEVENIEAEMKRLKNEGFTLLNETPKKGADNKLVCFLHPKSTNGVLIELCQEITSS, from the coding sequence ATGATTAAAGTTGAACATATAGGAATAGCAGTTAAAAATATAAACAACTCAAATGAGCTTTTTACCAAGCTATTTAACCAGCAGCCATATAAATTAGAATCAGTGGAATCCGAAAAAGTGTCCACTTCTTTTTTTCAGATGGGTGAAACAAAGATAGAATTATTGGAAGCTACTGATCCGGATTCACCGATTGCTAAATTTATAGAGAAGCGCGGTGAGGGTATTCATCATATTGCTTACGAAGTTGAAAACATTGAAGCAGAGATGAAGAGGTTAAAAAATGAAGGATTTACCTTACTGAATGAAACACCGAAAAAAGGAGCAGACAATAAGTTGGTTTGCTTTTTACATCCCAAATCTACTAACGGTGTTTTAATAGAGCTTTGCCAGGAAATTACTTCTTCTTGA